In Candidatus Mycalebacterium zealandia, one DNA window encodes the following:
- a CDS encoding NADP oxidoreductase, translated as MRKENQKLRVAIIGSGPAGFYTADRIFKKSPVPVQIDMFDLLPTPHGLVRQGVAPDHQKIKSVSKMFDKIASEPGFRFFGFVEFGKDITLSDIRKNYHQIVFATGAQTDKKIQIPGEDLVRSHTATEFVAWYNGHPHFSNLDFDLSGERAVIIGVGNVAVDVARILCLSPAEMLKTDIADYALEKLSSSGIKEVFIIGRRGPAQAAFTNPELKELGNLEEADAQARPEDVRLDTVTSKFLEKNPDAATEKKLEILRGFSQRRSGKKKTLHFRFLLSPLSIDPGTDGGVQSVTFAKNRLVKKDDGTLAANATGETETMEVAIIFRSIGYTGVALKDVPFDEKSGVIPNDAGRVLDKPGGKQLEGLYTTGWIKRGATGIIGTNKMDSTETVDLMLEDFAEGKTLSPSAPQDAVDKLLQKTKPDYVSYRKWSYIDGKEKTKGEKTGRPRVKYTSIEDIFKALKK; from the coding sequence ATGAGAAAAGAAAACCAAAAACTGCGTGTGGCGATTATAGGGTCCGGTCCGGCGGGTTTTTACACAGCGGACAGGATTTTTAAAAAAAGTCCCGTTCCGGTACAGATTGACATGTTTGATTTGCTGCCAACCCCTCACGGACTCGTGCGGCAGGGTGTTGCGCCTGACCACCAGAAAATCAAAAGTGTATCAAAGATGTTTGACAAAATTGCCTCAGAACCCGGTTTTCGTTTTTTTGGATTTGTGGAGTTTGGAAAAGACATAACTCTCAGCGATATAAGGAAAAATTATCATCAAATAGTTTTCGCCACCGGAGCGCAAACGGACAAAAAAATTCAAATTCCCGGCGAAGATCTGGTCCGGAGCCACACGGCGACCGAGTTTGTCGCGTGGTACAACGGTCACCCGCACTTTTCAAATCTTGATTTCGACTTGTCGGGCGAACGCGCCGTTATAATCGGGGTGGGTAATGTCGCAGTTGATGTGGCGAGGATATTGTGCCTCAGTCCGGCGGAGATGCTCAAAACTGACATCGCCGACTACGCGCTTGAAAAACTCTCATCAAGCGGCATCAAAGAAGTATTCATAATCGGGCGCAGGGGACCCGCGCAGGCGGCTTTCACAAACCCCGAACTGAAAGAGCTTGGCAACCTTGAAGAGGCGGACGCGCAGGCGCGCCCGGAAGATGTGCGACTTGACACCGTAACGAGCAAGTTTCTTGAAAAAAATCCTGACGCGGCAACTGAGAAAAAACTTGAAATTCTCCGTGGGTTTTCACAACGGCGCTCAGGGAAAAAGAAAACCCTGCATTTCAGATTTCTGCTTTCCCCGTTGAGCATCGACCCCGGTACGGACGGCGGAGTGCAAAGTGTGACTTTCGCGAAAAACCGTCTTGTAAAAAAGGATGACGGAACCCTCGCCGCAAATGCCACCGGGGAAACCGAAACAATGGAAGTGGCGATTATTTTCCGCTCAATCGGTTACACGGGAGTCGCCCTGAAAGACGTTCCTTTTGACGAAAAATCGGGAGTTATTCCCAACGACGCGGGCAGAGTCCTGGATAAACCCGGCGGGAAGCAACTTGAAGGTCTCTATACGACCGGCTGGATTAAAAGAGGCGCGACCGGAATTATCGGGACAAATAAAATGGACTCCACCGAAACGGTTGATTTGATGCTTGAGGATTTTGCCGAAGGGAAAACCCTGAGCCCCTCCGCGCCTCAGGATGCGGTTGACAAACTGCTTCAGAAAACAAAACCGGACTACGTAAGTTACCGAAAGTGGTCTTATATAGACGGCAAGGAAAAGACAAAAGGCGAAAAAACGGGACGCCCGAGGGTTAAATACACAAGCATCGAAGACATCTTCAAAGCGTTGAAAAAATAA
- a CDS encoding RNB domain-containing ribonuclease: MKPGEIVIFRKRKEPCCGIFISSEDGAVTVFSEEGKNMRVSDDKVAFSAGITLDLKTDAEWKMEMRRLRKNLEAAKDGFDLKPLWEHFAGAGETVSFGEILSVYSSGSEPDADEILKLFWAVDKDTVYFKRYKGGYRPLAEKCVEKVLARVKKRAMDKIQGDLSEQWIRSVLSGSEFEPEGFDRQRCVKAVIAYIENAEENPAFKTAHAILSNTGIKDSAEATELLIESGDLPEGSDPVMIAARIKDGFSPEALEESARLISGKTETGSLEDLTALETFSIDDETTEDIDDAISLETSETCLRVGVHISNVALIIRPDGALDREAKQAAETMYFPERRVDIFPSELIKGRLSLIEKTERAALSVFMDFDPCTLEMSDFRFAATKISVKRNMTYDEAEGLIETGGDWKKLAEICAALKHKRIERGALIVNVPELKIRVDADGNIKAGFAQPKGQAHLVVSELMIATNNVSAVFLKQNSVPAIFRSQTEPISPAARDVDEKDPLFPVRIGRFMKPSKINIYPDSHRSLGVECYAQATSPIRRYRDLIVQRQIMSEIRREAGLDEKSILQIISETEQIIHDRRVVQRSRTRFWLFEHFRMMDSQARLEGTVSRIADGRVFAYFPQYCLEFPLHGEKKDVLKEGGQVRAKIRKVDPVRRRLKLTAV; this comes from the coding sequence ATGAAACCGGGCGAAATTGTAATTTTCAGAAAGAGAAAGGAGCCGTGTTGCGGAATTTTTATTTCCTCAGAGGACGGCGCTGTAACGGTTTTTTCCGAAGAAGGAAAAAACATGCGGGTTTCAGATGACAAAGTCGCGTTCAGCGCGGGCATAACGCTTGACCTGAAAACGGACGCCGAGTGGAAAATGGAGATGCGGCGTCTCAGAAAAAATCTTGAAGCCGCCAAAGACGGTTTTGATTTAAAACCTCTATGGGAGCATTTTGCCGGCGCGGGAGAGACGGTTTCCTTTGGCGAAATTTTGTCGGTTTATTCATCCGGCTCCGAGCCGGATGCGGACGAAATCCTCAAACTATTCTGGGCTGTTGACAAAGACACGGTCTATTTCAAACGGTACAAGGGTGGTTACCGCCCGCTTGCCGAAAAATGCGTTGAAAAAGTGCTTGCCCGTGTCAAAAAACGCGCCATGGACAAAATACAGGGTGATTTGTCGGAGCAGTGGATACGGTCGGTTCTTTCAGGCTCGGAGTTCGAACCTGAAGGTTTTGACAGGCAAAGGTGCGTGAAAGCCGTGATTGCTTATATTGAAAATGCCGAGGAGAATCCCGCTTTCAAAACCGCGCACGCGATTTTATCAAACACCGGAATAAAAGATTCCGCAGAGGCGACCGAATTGCTGATTGAATCAGGTGACTTGCCCGAAGGTTCCGACCCCGTGATGATAGCCGCCCGAATCAAGGACGGTTTTTCGCCCGAAGCGCTTGAAGAGTCAGCGCGCCTGATTTCCGGAAAAACAGAAACCGGTTCTCTTGAGGATTTGACCGCGCTTGAAACTTTTTCAATTGACGATGAGACGACAGAGGATATTGATGACGCAATTTCCCTTGAGACTTCCGAAACCTGTTTGCGCGTAGGGGTTCATATTTCCAATGTCGCTCTAATCATTCGCCCGGACGGCGCGCTTGATCGCGAGGCGAAGCAAGCAGCTGAAACTATGTATTTTCCCGAGCGCAGGGTAGATATTTTCCCCTCGGAACTGATAAAGGGGCGGCTCAGTTTAATTGAGAAAACCGAGCGCGCCGCGCTTTCGGTTTTTATGGATTTTGACCCGTGTACCCTTGAGATGAGCGATTTTCGTTTCGCCGCGACAAAAATTTCCGTCAAACGCAACATGACTTACGACGAAGCGGAGGGGTTAATTGAGACCGGGGGCGATTGGAAGAAACTTGCGGAGATATGCGCGGCATTGAAGCACAAAAGGATTGAGCGGGGCGCGTTGATAGTGAATGTTCCGGAGTTAAAAATCCGCGTGGACGCGGACGGAAACATCAAAGCCGGCTTCGCGCAGCCCAAAGGCCAGGCACACCTTGTTGTTTCCGAACTTATGATAGCCACGAACAATGTTTCCGCCGTCTTTCTCAAACAAAACTCCGTGCCCGCAATTTTCCGTTCCCAGACCGAGCCCATTTCTCCCGCCGCGCGAGATGTTGATGAAAAAGACCCGCTTTTCCCGGTTCGGATAGGCAGATTTATGAAGCCATCCAAAATCAACATTTATCCGGACTCGCACCGCTCGCTCGGAGTTGAGTGTTACGCGCAGGCGACCTCGCCCATAAGGAGATACCGCGACCTGATTGTGCAGAGGCAGATTATGTCCGAAATTCGCCGCGAAGCGGGGCTTGATGAAAAATCTATTCTGCAAATCATCTCCGAAACCGAACAGATAATTCATGACAGGCGCGTTGTTCAGAGAAGCAGAACACGGTTTTGGCTTTTTGAGCATTTCAGAATGATGGACTCGCAAGCGCGGCTTGAGGGAACTGTTTCGCGTATCGCGGACGGGAGAGTGTTCGCGTATTTCCCGCAGTATTGTCTGGAGTTCCCGCTTCACGGCGAAAAAAAGGACGTTTTAAAGGAAGGCGGGCAAGTCAGAGCGAAGATACGCAAAGTTGACCCTGTAAGACGCAGATTGAAACTTACGGCTGTTTAA
- a CDS encoding CTP synthase has product MNRKPSTQKKVRPVKYVFVTGGVMSSLGKGIAAASLGLLLESRGLTIGVQKLDPYINVDPGTMNPYEHGEVFVTDDGAETDLDLGHYQRFTKAELTRACNFTSGTVYHSVITKEREGEFLGKTVQVIPHITDEIKSRIELLGNSGEKDVVIVEIGGTVGDIESLPFLEAVRQLRSELGRENTVFIHLTYVPYAGASGEFKTKPTQHSVKELLKIGIQPDVLLCRTEKQLPDEIKRKIALFCNVDFNSVVSGKDVDSVYEVPLVLHGEGFDETVASQLNIWTRNPRLTGWRRMFESIGKMSKTVTIAVVGKYVTGQSDTYKSLHEALVHGGMANGCEVNIKYIDSAEIKNESSLLLKDADGILVPGGFGERGYEGKIKAIARARKNNIPFFGICLGMQMAVVEFARDVCGIKKAHSSEVDAHSPHPVIDFLSGQKDIEKKGGTMRLGAFPCVLRNGTRAHKAYGKKRISERHRHRLEFNNDYLSELKAGGLVASGESPDSSLVEIVELKKHPWFVGCQFHPEFLSTPLCPHPLFRDFIGAALNFRKSR; this is encoded by the coding sequence ATGAACAGAAAACCTTCCACGCAAAAGAAAGTCCGCCCCGTCAAATACGTTTTTGTTACGGGCGGCGTGATGTCGTCTCTTGGCAAGGGCATAGCCGCCGCGTCTCTGGGGCTTCTGCTTGAAAGCAGAGGACTCACAATCGGCGTTCAGAAACTTGACCCCTATATCAATGTTGACCCCGGAACGATGAACCCCTATGAGCACGGAGAGGTTTTTGTTACCGATGACGGAGCCGAAACCGATCTTGACCTTGGTCACTACCAGCGTTTTACAAAAGCCGAACTTACACGCGCGTGCAATTTTACTTCGGGAACGGTCTATCATTCGGTCATAACAAAAGAAAGAGAGGGCGAGTTTCTCGGCAAAACCGTTCAGGTTATTCCTCACATCACCGATGAGATTAAATCCAGAATAGAATTGCTGGGCAACAGCGGCGAAAAAGATGTTGTGATTGTTGAGATAGGCGGCACCGTGGGAGACATTGAAAGTCTGCCGTTCCTTGAAGCCGTGCGCCAGTTGCGGTCTGAACTTGGAAGGGAAAACACCGTTTTCATACATCTGACATACGTTCCCTACGCAGGCGCTTCGGGGGAATTTAAGACAAAACCCACACAGCACAGCGTGAAGGAGTTGCTGAAGATTGGAATTCAGCCCGATGTTCTTCTGTGCCGCACCGAAAAGCAACTCCCCGATGAAATCAAACGGAAAATCGCGCTTTTCTGCAATGTTGATTTCAATTCGGTTGTATCCGGCAAGGATGTGGACTCAGTCTATGAAGTGCCGCTTGTGTTGCACGGTGAGGGTTTTGACGAAACGGTCGCCTCACAGCTGAACATATGGACGAGAAACCCCAGACTGACGGGTTGGCGCAGGATGTTTGAAAGCATCGGCAAAATGTCAAAGACCGTTACGATAGCGGTTGTGGGCAAATATGTAACGGGACAGAGCGACACCTACAAAAGTCTTCACGAAGCCCTTGTTCATGGAGGAATGGCAAACGGTTGCGAGGTGAACATCAAATACATTGATTCCGCGGAAATCAAAAATGAGAGTTCGTTACTTCTCAAAGACGCGGACGGCATTCTGGTGCCCGGCGGTTTTGGAGAGAGAGGTTATGAGGGCAAGATAAAAGCGATAGCGCGCGCAAGAAAAAACAACATTCCGTTTTTTGGAATTTGTCTCGGAATGCAAATGGCGGTTGTGGAATTCGCGCGAGACGTTTGCGGAATAAAAAAAGCCCATTCAAGTGAGGTGGACGCCCACTCGCCACATCCGGTGATTGACTTTCTGAGCGGGCAGAAAGACATTGAAAAGAAAGGGGGGACTATGAGGCTCGGCGCTTTCCCGTGTGTGTTGCGAAACGGCACGCGCGCACACAAGGCATATGGGAAAAAGCGCATATCAGAGCGGCACAGACACCGTCTTGAATTCAATAACGATTACCTTTCAGAACTCAAGGCGGGCGGACTTGTGGCAAGTGGCGAGTCGCCGGATTCTTCGCTTGTGGAGATTGTTGAACTCAAAAAACACCCGTGGTTTGTAGGATGTCAGTTTCACCCCGAATTTCTTTCAACTCCTTTGTGTCCGCATCCTCTTTTCAGGGATTTCATTGGCGCGGCTCTCAATTTCCGGAAATCCAGATGA
- the rdgB gene encoding RdgB/HAM1 family non-canonical purine NTP pyrophosphatase, protein MNLDEIIVATGNEGKAREFGCLMSGVFNKILSLKDFPSVVMPEETGETFAGNSLLKARAVFETVRSERSVVPAVLADDSGIEIHALGGRPGVRSARYAGENSTDEENLDKLMSELKGVQDRGARYVCVLTLILPDGEKIVVDGVCEGVIAEAKKGDGGFGYDPVFFLPSLGKTMAEISAEEKNRISHRGKASREIALRVREIA, encoded by the coding sequence GTGAACCTTGATGAAATCATTGTTGCGACCGGCAATGAAGGCAAAGCGCGTGAATTCGGCTGCCTGATGAGCGGAGTTTTCAACAAAATTTTATCCCTCAAAGATTTTCCTTCGGTTGTTATGCCGGAGGAAACCGGCGAAACCTTCGCGGGAAATTCGCTTCTTAAAGCCCGAGCGGTTTTTGAAACTGTTCGTTCCGAACGCTCCGTTGTGCCCGCCGTGCTCGCGGACGATTCGGGAATTGAAATTCACGCGCTCGGCGGCAGACCCGGAGTGCGCAGCGCGCGTTACGCGGGCGAAAACTCCACCGATGAGGAAAACTTGGATAAATTGATGTCGGAACTCAAAGGCGTTCAGGACAGAGGCGCACGCTATGTTTGCGTTCTGACTCTGATTTTGCCGGACGGGGAGAAAATTGTTGTGGACGGAGTGTGCGAAGGAGTGATAGCGGAGGCAAAAAAAGGTGATGGCGGATTTGGCTATGACCCTGTTTTCTTTCTCCCGTCTTTAGGGAAAACAATGGCTGAAATTTCCGCTGAAGAGAAAAACCGCATAAGCCACAGGGGCAAGGCGTCAAGAGAGATTGCCTTGCGTGTGCGGGAGATAGCTTAA
- a CDS encoding tetratricopeptide repeat protein, with the protein MKWIELLPSDSLGWFYLGFSYAKQGRHGQAIESYREALRINPELAEAWNNLGTTYAKQGRYGEEIESFREALRIDPEDAEAWNNLGVSYYNQGRYGEAVESYREALRINPELAGAWNNLGLSYAKQGRYGEAVESYREALRINPEYAEAWYNLGNVYGRQGRYGEAVESYREVLRINPEFAEAWYNLAGSYKLNRQDKKAKEAWERLNKLNPSLARKLRRHIFN; encoded by the coding sequence TTGAAGTGGATTGAACTTTTACCTTCTGATTCTTTGGGGTGGTTTTATTTGGGATTTTCTTATGCCAAACAAGGCAGACACGGACAAGCGATAGAGTCATATAGAGAGGCACTCCGAATAAATCCTGAGCTTGCGGAAGCGTGGAATAACTTGGGAACTACTTATGCAAAACAAGGCAGATACGGGGAAGAAATAGAGTCTTTTCGTGAGGCGTTGCGAATAGATCCTGAGGATGCGGAAGCGTGGAATAACTTGGGAGTTTCTTATTATAACCAAGGCAGATACGGGGAAGCGGTAGAGTCATATAGAGAGGCACTCCGAATAAATCCTGAGCTTGCGGGTGCGTGGAATAACTTGGGACTTTCTTATGCTAAACAAGGCAGATACGGGGAAGCGGTAGAGTCATACAGAGAGGCACTCCGAATAAATCCTGAGTATGCGGAAGCGTGGTATAACTTGGGGAATGTTTATGGCAGACAAGGCAGATACGGGGAAGCGGTAGAGTCATATAGAGAGGTACTCCGAATAAATCCTGAGTTTGCGGAAGCGTGGTATAACTTGGCAGGTTCTTACAAACTCAACCGTCAGGACAAGAAGGCAAAAGAAGCGTGGGAGCGGTTGAACAAATTAAATCCCTCTTTGGCGCGGAAACTTCGGCGGCACATTTTTAATTGA
- a CDS encoding trypsin-like serine protease gives MSVRLKTIFLLPIAFFALASFAFAQDASKVFKKASRSVVVVYVYDDEGKNTSQGSGVVIGKGEVVTNCHVIENGEKITVHTKTGQPKTATLFRADWEKDVCLLNVPGLKSKKAKIRPSNSLKIGESVYAIGSPEGMDYSLSAGLVSQLRRDKKDSPPIIQTDASVSSGSSGGGLFDKKGNLVGIVSFVLEEAQNIGFATPVEWIEEVRVSGIETDSTISSETLIAGFRLLNLILANSLVDS, from the coding sequence ATGTCTGTGAGATTGAAAACAATTTTTCTGTTGCCAATTGCGTTTTTCGCACTTGCTTCCTTTGCGTTCGCGCAAGACGCTTCAAAGGTTTTTAAGAAAGCGTCCCGCTCAGTTGTGGTTGTCTATGTTTATGATGACGAAGGGAAAAATACATCACAGGGTAGCGGTGTTGTCATCGGCAAAGGCGAAGTTGTTACAAACTGTCATGTTATAGAAAACGGAGAAAAAATAACCGTTCATACCAAAACGGGGCAGCCAAAAACCGCCACGCTTTTCCGCGCCGATTGGGAAAAAGATGTCTGTTTGCTGAATGTTCCGGGATTGAAAAGCAAAAAGGCAAAAATTCGCCCATCAAATTCTCTGAAAATTGGTGAATCCGTTTACGCAATCGGTTCGCCCGAAGGAATGGATTACAGTTTAAGCGCGGGGCTGGTTTCTCAACTGCGCAGAGATAAGAAAGACTCTCCCCCGATTATTCAGACTGACGCATCAGTTTCATCAGGTTCCTCAGGGGGTGGGCTTTTTGATAAGAAAGGCAATCTTGTCGGCATTGTGTCTTTTGTTTTGGAAGAGGCACAAAACATAGGGTTTGCAACTCCAGTTGAATGGATAGAGGAAGTCCGTGTAAGCGGGATTGAGACCGATTCTACTATAAGCTCCGAAACACTGATTGCCGGTTTTCGTTTGCTGAATCTCATCTTGGCAAATTCTCTGGTTGATAGTTAG
- the smpB gene encoding SsrA-binding protein SmpB — MKRVCKHPTVNRDYHIEEKFEAGLVLTGSEVKSLRNGKASIKESYAVAQRGEVHLVGSYIAPYEAAGALDHEPNRSRKLLLKKREIDKLIGKTQMKGYTLVPTSIYFRGGFAKVEVALAKGKKLYDKRSDVKKREADREMERAMKREMKRR, encoded by the coding sequence ATGAAGCGTGTATGCAAACATCCGACCGTTAACAGGGATTATCACATAGAGGAGAAGTTTGAAGCCGGTCTTGTGCTGACGGGCTCCGAAGTCAAATCCCTGCGAAACGGCAAGGCGAGCATAAAAGAGAGTTATGCGGTTGCACAGCGCGGCGAGGTTCATCTCGTAGGCAGCTACATCGCGCCGTATGAGGCGGCGGGCGCGCTTGATCATGAGCCCAACCGTTCGCGCAAACTGCTTTTGAAAAAGCGCGAAATAGACAAACTTATCGGTAAAACTCAAATGAAGGGCTACACGCTTGTGCCAACCTCAATCTATTTTCGCGGCGGTTTTGCGAAGGTGGAAGTCGCGCTCGCAAAAGGAAAGAAGCTTTACGACAAGCGTTCCGACGTCAAAAAACGCGAAGCCGACAGGGAAATGGAAAGAGCGATGAAAAGGGAAATGAAAAGAAGATGA
- a CDS encoding MCE family protein has translation MKKRDLQIGGFFLAGILAIMVVLEFAGSSSFLSGYRNLDVYFDSVSGLEEGSLVKMEGVRVGNVRSIGFSSDGGRIKVSVRVRKDIPLNTNTVATVRLSSLLGTSYVNLSLGSPQGRALASGESLDGKTPHDFDKIIQDAGEFLDEAAQAATRLNSILTKVDKGEGSVGKIINEEDLYEAAQEMIFKANTSLDTIEDLAPVSFIAAVLGVAGTFY, from the coding sequence TTGAAAAAAAGAGATTTGCAAATCGGCGGTTTTTTTCTTGCCGGTATTCTGGCGATTATGGTTGTGCTTGAGTTCGCGGGCTCGTCGTCTTTTCTTTCCGGTTATAGAAATCTGGATGTGTATTTTGACTCCGTTTCGGGGCTTGAAGAGGGCTCGCTTGTCAAGATGGAGGGAGTCAGGGTGGGCAATGTAAGAAGCATAGGTTTTTCTTCGGACGGCGGCAGAATAAAAGTGAGCGTGAGAGTGCGCAAAGATATTCCCCTGAACACAAACACAGTCGCCACCGTGCGTCTCAGCAGCCTTCTGGGAACAAGTTACGTCAATCTTTCATTAGGTTCTCCGCAAGGGCGCGCGCTTGCGTCCGGGGAGTCTCTGGATGGCAAAACTCCGCATGATTTCGACAAAATCATTCAGGACGCCGGAGAATTTCTTGATGAAGCCGCGCAAGCCGCGACTCGGCTCAATTCCATACTCACAAAAGTGGACAAAGGCGAGGGTTCAGTCGGCAAAATTATCAACGAGGAAGACCTCTATGAAGCCGCGCAGGAGATGATTTTCAAAGCCAACACAAGTCTGGACACAATAGAGGATTTGGCTCCGGTAAGTTTTATAGCGGCGGTTCTTGGAGTGGCGGGAACTTTCTACTAA
- a CDS encoding ATP-binding cassette domain-containing protein → MSGNNIDKLLSFLNGKPVSVEVRGLRKSFDGQEVLKGVDFKVSAGEMIVLLGRSGSGKTLLMRHISGLETPDAGEVLIGSEPIEVTRTTVSFVFQSSALFNSMSVSENVELFIREHGVIDCESAIKELSTAVLSLVGLAGRESAMPSELSGGMRRRVAIARALLTNPDVILFDEPTTGLDPATKKSVRDLLLIIRREIGITQIVVTHDVELAFALAERLSIMHSGQIVETGTYEEISTSKNPLVRGFFSGSNAEESLEEQS, encoded by the coding sequence ATGAGCGGCAACAATATTGATAAACTCCTGTCATTTCTGAACGGAAAACCGGTTTCGGTTGAAGTTCGGGGTTTGAGAAAATCGTTTGACGGGCAGGAAGTTCTCAAAGGGGTTGACTTCAAAGTTTCCGCCGGCGAGATGATTGTTCTTCTCGGCAGAAGCGGTTCGGGAAAAACATTGCTCATGAGGCACATTTCGGGGCTTGAAACTCCGGACGCGGGAGAGGTGTTGATAGGTTCGGAGCCTATTGAGGTTACGCGCACAACTGTTTCTTTTGTTTTTCAGTCCTCGGCGCTTTTTAATTCAATGAGCGTTTCGGAAAATGTGGAACTGTTTATCAGGGAGCACGGGGTTATTGATTGCGAAAGCGCCATAAAAGAACTTTCCACTGCGGTTCTTTCGCTTGTCGGGCTCGCGGGCAGGGAGTCCGCCATGCCTTCAGAATTGAGCGGCGGGATGCGCAGGCGTGTTGCAATCGCCCGCGCGCTTTTGACCAATCCCGATGTAATACTTTTTGACGAGCCCACAACCGGGCTTGACCCCGCGACAAAAAAATCCGTCAGGGATTTACTGCTTATTATCAGACGCGAAATTGGAATAACCCAGATTGTGGTAACGCACGATGTTGAACTTGCTTTTGCTCTCGCTGAACGGTTATCTATAATGCACAGTGGACAGATTGTTGAGACTGGCACATATGAGGAAATCTCCACCAGCAAAAATCCGCTTGTGCGCGGTTTTTTCTCCGGTTCCAATGCTGAAGAGAGTTTAGAGGAGCAAAGTTGA
- the alr gene encoding alanine racemase, producing MLSKRRYLIITKGFNFLTNLCLMNRVWTEIDFNALRSNVELSARTVGKDVGITAVVKADAYGHGAVEISRKLAKLPPVVMLGVSSVEEGLEIRESGVSAPVLVMGVTQDCLVADAVKAGLTLSVFTENCLNSLSKAAKKSGKKVEYHLKIDTGMARLGATREDVFDLMEKARTLPGLNLAGVFTHFAHSSASEPEPTFKQIAEFNSVVSDLENSGVRPYFKHMANSAAIQRFSESFGNMVRPGIMLYGSSFEKNGLAPVMKVKTSVVRIRKIGAGKPIGYGGTFKTKKSSLLATIPVGYKDGYYRSLSNRARVSVNGVSVPVVGEVCMDFTTLDITGVPQVKIGDEVILFGGEGIFVEDVAQWAGTIPYEIMTLIGGKVRVRISNEPAEPHQEN from the coding sequence TTGCTTTCCAAGCGACGGTATCTTATCATAACGAAAGGTTTTAATTTTCTCACAAACCTCTGTTTGATGAACCGCGTATGGACTGAAATTGATTTCAATGCATTGAGAAGCAATGTGGAATTGTCGGCGCGGACGGTCGGAAAGGATGTCGGGATAACGGCTGTCGTCAAGGCGGATGCGTACGGGCACGGCGCGGTTGAAATCAGCAGAAAACTCGCGAAACTTCCTCCGGTTGTGATGCTTGGAGTTTCCTCGGTTGAGGAGGGGCTGGAGATAAGGGAGTCCGGTGTTTCGGCGCCCGTTCTTGTTATGGGCGTGACGCAGGACTGTTTGGTCGCGGATGCCGTCAAAGCCGGGCTTACGCTTTCGGTTTTTACGGAAAACTGTCTTAATTCTCTTTCCAAAGCCGCAAAAAAATCCGGCAAAAAGGTGGAATACCACCTTAAGATAGACACCGGAATGGCACGCCTCGGCGCCACAAGGGAAGATGTTTTTGATTTAATGGAAAAAGCGCGCACCTTACCGGGCTTGAATCTCGCGGGTGTGTTTACTCATTTCGCCCATTCTTCGGCTTCTGAACCCGAACCGACTTTTAAGCAGATTGCCGAATTTAATTCGGTTGTTTCGGATCTTGAAAATTCAGGCGTGCGTCCATACTTCAAACATATGGCGAACAGCGCGGCGATTCAGAGATTTTCAGAATCGTTTGGCAACATGGTAAGGCCCGGAATTATGCTTTACGGCTCGTCTTTTGAAAAAAACGGGCTGGCTCCGGTCATGAAGGTTAAAACTTCGGTTGTAAGAATAAGAAAAATCGGCGCGGGCAAGCCGATTGGTTACGGCGGGACTTTTAAAACAAAAAAATCCTCGCTGCTCGCGACCATTCCGGTCGGATACAAGGACGGGTATTACAGAAGCCTTTCCAACCGCGCCCGTGTTTCGGTAAACGGTGTTTCCGTTCCGGTCGTGGGAGAAGTGTGCATGGATTTTACAACTCTGGATATTACCGGTGTTCCGCAGGTTAAAATCGGGGATGAAGTGATTTTATTCGGGGGCGAGGGAATTTTCGTTGAAGATGTGGCGCAGTGGGCGGGCACCATACCTTACGAAATCATGACGCTCATCGGGGGCAAAGTTCGTGTAAGAATTTCAAACGAGCCGGCGGAGCCACATCAGGAAAATTGA